From one Coffea eugenioides isolate CCC68of chromosome 11, Ceug_1.0, whole genome shotgun sequence genomic stretch:
- the LOC113753572 gene encoding cysteine-rich and transmembrane domain-containing protein WIH2: MSYQKASPYPPPGTAYAAPPPPGYPSAPPPPSYGGYPPPGPPPPPPPSGYPYPPPPRPEGYQQYFNHGYPPPPPPPPQPYGAYHSEHHHNDHDDHSGCSSFLRGCLAALCCCCLLEECCF; this comes from the exons ATGAGTTACCAAAAAGCATCGCCTTATCCCCCTCCAG GGACTGCGTATGCTGCTCCACCGCCACCGGGCTACCCATCAGCACCACCCCCACCCTCCTATGGAGGATACCCTCCACCAggaccaccaccaccaccaccaccctcAGGCTACCCTTATCCGCCACCCCCACGTCCTGAGGGTTACCAACAGTATTTCAACCACGGCTATCCTCCTCCGCCTCCGCCTCCACCCCAACCTTATGGGGCCTACCATTCCGAGCATCACCACAACGATCACGATGACCATTCTGGTTGTTCCTCTTTCCTCCGTGGCTG TTTGGCTGCCCTCTGTTGCTGTTGTCTGTTGGAGGAATGCTGCTTCTGA
- the LOC113753433 gene encoding translocon-associated protein subunit beta: protein MANPGLIWWHLAAFFVFLVSVSPANGDDGPFILAHKKPTLTRLKSGAERISVSIDVYNQGSATAYDVTLNDDSWSRDVFDIVGGNTSMSWERLDAGAFLAHSFELEAKVKTLFYGAPAVITFRVPTKAALQEAYSTPILPLDILADRPPEKKFDWAKRLLAKYGSLISVVSIVTLFIYLVATPSKSGAAKTSKKKR from the exons ATGGCGAATCCGGGATTGATCTGGTGGCATTTGGCTGCCTTCTTCGTTTTTCTGGTATCAGTATCGCCGGCTAACGGCGACGACGGACCTTTCATCCTGGCCCACAAGAAGCCCACCCTCACCAGGCTCAAGTCCGGCGCCGAACGTATCTCTGTCTCTATCGACGTCTACAACCAAGGATCTGC GACGGCCTATGATGTGACTCTCAATGACGATAGCTGGTCCCGAGATGTATTTGACATTGTCGGTGGTAACACCTCAATGTCATGGGAAAGGCTTGATGC TGGGGCTTTTCTAGCACATTCCTTTGAGTTAGAAGCCAAAGTTAAAACACTGTTTTATGGTGCACCTGCTGTTATCACTTTCCGTGTCCCCACAAAGGCAGCCCTCCAG GAAGCATACTCAACGCCAATCCTACCCCTTGACATTCTAGCTGATAGGCCTCCTGAGAAAAAGTTTGACTGG GCTAAG AGGTTGTTGGCAAAATATGGGTCCTTAATCTCAGTTGTCTCCATTGTAACTTTATTCATTTACTTGGTTGCAACCCCGTCCAAATCCGGTGCTGCAAAGACTAGCAAGAAAAAGCGCTGA
- the LOC113753967 gene encoding CASP-like protein 1F3: protein MELQMTRENADYTVGAASSPQPKMGGGEGAVDDHEGQSLSSSRRRWRTKALVITQLTLRALVVAFSLAAIIITITAKQTVNVGILTFTARYNYSSAMRFQLGANSVVCALSFLSMLLFVLPLRSAHPQSEPPGNYFYLLLHDMVLTMLVISGCAAGSTVGYLAKYGQEQGSWIAFCTYLHRFCNQLQAALAFAYLAFFCMFVLTIVAASKLKSHVR, encoded by the exons ATGGAGTTGCAGATGACAAGAGAAAACGCAGACTATACAGTTGGGGCGGCATCTTCACCACAACCGAAAATGGGCGGCGGAGAGGGAGCCGTAGATGATCATGAAGGACAGTCTCTGAGCAGCAGCAGGAGGAGGTGGCGGACGAAAGCCCTGGTCATCACTCAACTCACCCTTCGAGCTTTAGTGGTGGCCTTCTCCTTGGCCGCAATCATCATCACGATCACTGCTAAGCAGACGGTGAATGTTGGCATACTTACTTTTACAGCCCGATACAACTACTCATCTGCCATGAG GTTCCAATTGGGAGCAAACTCTGTTGTATGCGCTCTCTCTTTTCTGTCGATGCTCCTCTTCGTCCTCCCTCTCCGCTCCGCTCATCCTCAATCAGAACCCCCCGGAAACTACTTCTATTTGCTTTTGCACGATATG GTGTTGACGATGTTGGTGATATCGGGATGTGCAGCGGGTTCTACTGTTGGCTATTTGGCCAAATATGGACAGGAGCAGGGCAGCTGGATTGCCTTCTGCACGTACCTCCACCGGTTCTGTAATCAACTGCAGGCGGCTCTTGCATTCGCTTACTTGGCTTTCTTTTGCATGTTTGTGCTCACCATCGTGGCTGCTTCCAAGCTCAAGTCTCATGTTAGATAG